CGCCGTAGTAGCCGGTTACTTCCCCGAAGGGCCCTTCCTTTTCCCTGACCCCGGGAAGGATTTCCCCCTCGATGATGAACTGGGCGTTGGCCACGCCTTCCACTTCCACGGTCCGGGAAGAAACCAGTTCCAGGGGGCGACCCAGGAGGGCGCTGGCGATCCCGAGCTCGTCCCTGTCAATGGGCGCCGCCGCAGACGGGACCACCGCGGCCAGGTAGACCGCCGGGTCCACGCCGTTGTTGATGGTGATGGGAAGCGGCTTTCCTTTGCGTTCCGCCCGCTCGTAGTAATCGCGCAGGTGCCGGCCGGCGTCCATGAGCATGGTCAGGCGGTCGGGACCGGTAACCATGAGCCTGTTTACGGAAGCGTTGCGGATGCCGGTGTCCGGGTCTTTGGCAATAACCACGCTGCAGGAAAAGTAGGGGCCTCCGTCTTCCAGCGCATGCACGGGTACGGGCAGCCTGGATAAGTCGGGATGCTCCATCACTACCTCGCTGGCCGGGGCTTTGTCAACCACCACCGGAGGAACCGGGTTTTCTTGCCAGGAAGCTACGGCTTCGGAGATCAAAAAGGGCAGCCTTTCGGCTTCGCAGCCGAAAATGCCGGCCAGCAGCTTTCGATTCCAGTACAGGCCCGCCAGCACCGGGCAGAACCCGCCTTCCACGCTCTCGAATAAAACCGCTTCCCGGCCTTCAAAATGCTTGGCGATCCCGGCTAGCTCATACTTGAGGGATACGGTGCTTTGAATTCTGACCAACCAACCTTGCTGCTCAAGAAAACGGATGCAGGCTCCAAGGTCAAATCCTTCGGTTTTTACCAGAGGAACCCGGCTCATCTCGACTCGCTCCTTTTAGGGACTGAAAGATTATCCTCATTAACCCACCGTATAGCCAACTGAAAAGCAACCCACGCAGAGCAGGAATGGCAACACGCATGTTGCCGGCTCACGGTCACTCGCAATCCTGTATAAATAGCGTAGGCCATCTTGAAAACCAATAGGTCTTCCTCTGAAATGCCCTTGTCAAGATATCCAATTCTAAGATGCAAATTTAATTCGGCACGAGCGGAGAGAAGTCCTGCTTTTTGGATGTGCCTGAAAGTCGGTGGCTTGATATGTGGAAAGACACCATACCGGTTGCGTGCTACTGCGAAGGGTTACCTCTACCAGAAGCTTTTGTCAATACTCCAAACCCACTCTTGAGCTTCCAGAAAATTATGCGAGGTCTTTTCGACCCTTGCTAAGCATGAAAGCGGTTTCCTTCGGCCTTGCCGGGGTTATTGAAGTACAATGATGAGGATCTAATTTTCACTTGGGCTTCCCAGGAAATCTCGGAGAACAACCACCTGTAACCCGTCAACCTCCGGGGGCAGGCCGGCATCGTTGGTGAGAAACACGCCAGCTCCCTTTTCCAGAGCGGTGGCGATCTGCAGGGCATCGGGGGTGCGTATCCGGTGCCGGGCGCGGACCTCAGCGCAGCGGAGCGCCGTCTGCAGGGTGAAAGGGGTAATCTCCAGGTTCGGGTACGAAGAAAGAAGCAGTGTATACTCCTCGCAGACATCCTCAAGCCCCAGGGATTTCGGCCTTACCAGTATTTCGGCAACCGTCAGCACTGAGGTAACGGCGCGGAAGCGTCCTTGTTCCAGCGGAAGAAATACGTCTTCTTTCAGCTCCTCAGCCCACAGCCCGCCTTCCAGGTAGTAGATAAAG
The nucleotide sequence above comes from Clostridia bacterium. Encoded proteins:
- a CDS encoding UbiD family decarboxylase; this encodes MSRVPLVKTEGFDLGACIRFLEQQGWLVRIQSTVSLKYELAGIAKHFEGREAVLFESVEGGFCPVLAGLYWNRKLLAGIFGCEAERLPFLISEAVASWQENPVPPVVVDKAPASEVVMEHPDLSRLPVPVHALEDGGPYFSCSVVIAKDPDTGIRNASVNRLMVTGPDRLTMLMDAGRHLRDYYERAERKGKPLPITINNGVDPAVYLAAVVPSAAAPIDRDELGIASALLGRPLELVSSRTVEVEGVANAQFIIEGEILPGVREKEGPFGEVTGYYGERDRRWLVRVKSISHRKSPVFQTLIPGKEVHNSVGIMGEANIYNLVSRQVPGVKAVYLTPGGCGFYHAVVQMKKVYEGSQRNAILATLAAFPSLKQVTVVDEDVDIYNPEDVEWAMATRFNPAEDIVLVTKAFGHELNPVSDNGITAKVGFDATAPLPRSEKYKRVRMAPVDITKYSVSRP
- a CDS encoding PIN domain-containing protein, with amino-acid sequence MGRLNQVLAGHEVVAIDTNCFIYYLEGGLWAEELKEDVFLPLEQGRFRAVTSVLTVAEILVRPKSLGLEDVCEEYTLLLSSYPNLEITPFTLQTALRCAEVRARHRIRTPDALQIATALEKGAGVFLTNDAGLPPEVDGLQVVVLRDFLGSPSEN